Proteins encoded by one window of Dietzia sp. B32:
- a CDS encoding GNAT family N-acetyltransferase: MTPPELVIRRASRADVKLVLSAGDLLANPPTAEWTQDFLDRGSNLLVLALDGEVPVGMLVAVETGHLGASPDLFVYGIRVREDLRGMGIAHRLVEKAVEVAEEAGCSKVWGSIQVPDGLTQDPPPSPPEGITAEPSTFVIPIP; the protein is encoded by the coding sequence ATGACCCCGCCGGAGCTCGTCATCCGCCGCGCTTCGCGCGCAGATGTGAAGCTCGTGCTGTCCGCGGGAGACCTGCTCGCCAACCCGCCCACCGCGGAGTGGACCCAGGACTTCCTCGACCGCGGCTCCAACCTGCTCGTGCTGGCGCTGGACGGTGAGGTCCCGGTGGGGATGCTCGTGGCGGTCGAGACCGGACACCTCGGCGCCAGCCCCGACCTCTTCGTCTACGGCATCCGGGTCCGCGAGGACCTGCGCGGCATGGGCATCGCCCACCGACTCGTCGAGAAGGCGGTCGAGGTGGCCGAAGAGGCCGGCTGCAGCAAAGTGTGGGGATCCATTCAGGTACCCGACGGCCTTACGCAGGACCCGCCGCCGTCACCGCCCGAAGGGATCACGGCCGAGCCCTCCACCTTCGTCATTCCGATTCCGTGA
- a CDS encoding cupin domain-containing protein: MRALHRCVACSSDEFAAQVWGQRPLLTRAAELPRDYSDLLTPGMVDEIVAERGVRTPFVRMAREGTLVDRACFTRSAGFGAQIADQLDPDGVLTQYAAGATLVLQGLHRFWPPIIDFVRGMTSDIGHPVQTNAYITPPANRGFDPHYDVHDVFVLQVSGTKRWRVHEPVYHHPLPDQPWTEHREAIAERAKDEPVIDTVLAPGDCLYLPRGWIHSAEAQGDTSIHLTVGVAPLTGHDVATAMIEALASEEELRASLPFGLAPADAARAEPHTREVLDVLARLVAEKQEQLSGLAGDALAEKYLDLTRPAAIRPLATLDAVAALEPDTRLHLREGLHARVDCTDSDSDSDAAAANPGTVVLRLPTKSVTFPVVCASALRAVLEGAPVSAGSLPGLDADDGLVVLRRLLREGVVVAL; the protein is encoded by the coding sequence TTGCGGGCGCTTCATCGGTGCGTCGCGTGCAGCTCGGATGAGTTCGCGGCTCAGGTGTGGGGGCAGCGGCCCCTGCTGACCCGGGCGGCCGAGCTGCCACGCGACTACTCCGACCTGCTCACACCCGGGATGGTCGACGAGATCGTCGCCGAGCGCGGGGTGCGCACGCCGTTCGTCCGGATGGCGCGGGAGGGCACGCTCGTCGACCGGGCGTGCTTCACCCGCTCCGCGGGTTTCGGGGCGCAGATCGCCGATCAGCTCGACCCCGACGGCGTGCTCACGCAGTACGCCGCCGGGGCGACGCTCGTCCTGCAGGGACTGCACCGGTTCTGGCCGCCCATCATCGACTTCGTCCGGGGGATGACCTCGGACATCGGGCATCCGGTGCAGACCAACGCCTACATCACCCCGCCCGCGAATCGCGGGTTCGATCCGCACTACGACGTCCATGACGTGTTCGTGCTCCAGGTGTCCGGCACCAAGCGGTGGCGGGTCCACGAGCCCGTCTACCACCACCCGCTACCCGACCAGCCCTGGACCGAGCACCGCGAGGCGATCGCCGAACGGGCGAAGGACGAGCCGGTGATCGATACCGTGCTCGCGCCGGGGGACTGCCTCTACCTGCCGCGCGGCTGGATCCACTCCGCCGAGGCGCAGGGTGACACCTCCATCCACCTCACGGTGGGTGTGGCACCCTTGACCGGGCACGACGTCGCCACGGCGATGATCGAGGCACTGGCCTCGGAGGAGGAGCTGCGGGCGTCGTTGCCGTTCGGGCTCGCCCCAGCCGATGCCGCGCGCGCCGAGCCCCACACCCGCGAGGTCCTCGACGTGCTGGCCAGGCTGGTCGCAGAGAAGCAGGAGCAGCTCAGCGGTCTCGCCGGCGACGCACTCGCCGAGAAGTACCTCGATCTCACACGACCCGCCGCGATCCGCCCGCTGGCCACCCTCGATGCCGTCGCGGCCCTCGAGCCCGACACCCGGCTGCACCTGCGCGAGGGACTCCACGCACGGGTGGACTGCACCGACTCCGACTCCGACTCCGACGCCGCCGCCGCCAATCCCGGCACGGTGGTGTTGAGGCTGCCCACCAAGTCGGTGACGTTCCCGGTGGTATGCGCTTCCGCCCTGCGCGCTGTCCTGGAGGGCGCTCCCGTGAGCGCTGGTTCGCTGCCCGGCCTCGATGCCGACGACGGACTGGTGGTCCTGCGCCGGCTGCTGCGGGAGGGCGTGGTGGTGGCGCTGTGA
- a CDS encoding AraC family transcriptional regulator, translating to MQPLIRAASLRGFAELVTEFGGDPDRLLARFGIEPETLADEDGLLSITDHDRMLDVAAAHLRCPDLGLRLAERQDVTILGPIARAIGSSQTPAEALECAARFMFVHSPALRIEVADDPWGRRGVIALTYRKELTESPYSPQAAELGLGVFYRVAVHLVGQSTGLRSVEVPHGPLSPVGRYLGFFGVDVKFDRPAAALCVDRRMLDATFASADEDLRRAALDHLTGSYSDPSDSVAHQVRRLVGERLPGRVPTLAEVAGALLLHPRTLQRRLAAVDTTYGRVVDDLRRDRAHRFITTSDLSFTQIADLVGFAEQATLSHAARRWFGMSPGELRRTTNLSP from the coding sequence ATGCAGCCGTTGATCCGCGCCGCGAGCCTGCGCGGGTTCGCTGAGCTCGTCACCGAATTCGGCGGGGATCCGGATCGGCTGCTCGCGCGGTTCGGCATCGAGCCAGAGACGTTGGCGGACGAGGACGGGCTGCTGTCGATCACCGACCACGACCGGATGCTCGATGTGGCGGCAGCCCACCTGCGCTGCCCGGACCTCGGTCTGCGGCTGGCCGAACGGCAGGACGTGACGATTCTCGGCCCCATCGCGCGCGCGATCGGATCGTCGCAGACCCCCGCGGAGGCACTGGAGTGCGCGGCTCGGTTCATGTTCGTGCACAGCCCCGCGCTGAGGATCGAGGTCGCCGACGACCCGTGGGGCCGGCGCGGCGTGATCGCCCTGACCTACCGCAAGGAGCTGACCGAGTCGCCCTACTCGCCGCAGGCCGCCGAGCTGGGGCTGGGGGTGTTCTACCGGGTGGCCGTGCATCTGGTCGGGCAGTCCACCGGGTTGCGGTCGGTGGAGGTGCCGCACGGACCACTCTCGCCGGTCGGCCGGTATCTGGGCTTCTTCGGCGTCGACGTGAAGTTCGACCGGCCCGCGGCCGCGCTGTGCGTCGACCGTCGGATGTTGGATGCCACGTTCGCCTCCGCGGATGAGGATCTCCGTCGCGCGGCCCTCGATCACCTGACGGGCTCGTACTCCGACCCGTCGGACTCGGTGGCTCACCAGGTGCGCCGCCTCGTGGGGGAGCGCCTTCCCGGCCGCGTCCCCACGCTCGCCGAGGTGGCCGGGGCGCTCCTGCTCCACCCACGGACGCTGCAACGTCGCCTCGCCGCCGTCGACACCACCTACGGCCGGGTCGTCGACGACCTGCGTCGGGATCGCGCGCACCGGTTCATCACGACCAGCGACCTGTCCTTCACCCAGATCGCCGACCTGGTCGGTTTCGCCGAGCAGGCCACGCTCAGCCACGCGGCGCGCCGGTGGTTCGGTATGTCCCCCGGGGAGCTGAGGCGGACCACCAACCTGTCGCCCTGA
- a CDS encoding type II toxin-antitoxin system PemK/MazF family toxin: protein MPDPTPGEVVWVVLDPVVGREQSGRRPAVVVSSRAHISLADTLVMVVPVTSVDRGWSNHVLLRGDVFDRDSWAMTEQVRTLSRQRVVGHAGQVDAGTLADIRRWIQDFLDE from the coding sequence ATGCCTGACCCGACTCCCGGGGAGGTCGTATGGGTTGTCCTCGATCCCGTGGTGGGTCGTGAGCAGAGCGGTCGCCGGCCCGCGGTGGTGGTCTCGTCGCGCGCGCACATCTCCCTCGCCGATACTCTCGTGATGGTGGTGCCGGTGACGTCGGTGGATCGCGGATGGTCGAACCACGTCCTGCTCCGCGGAGACGTGTTCGACCGCGACTCCTGGGCGATGACCGAGCAGGTGCGCACCCTTTCGCGCCAGCGTGTTGTCGGCCATGCCGGCCAGGTGGATGCGGGGACCCTGGCAGACATTCGCCGGTGGATCCAGGATTTCCTAGACGAGTAG
- a CDS encoding BatC protein, with product MAISDDDITTSGAQGEGIADGGSNPGGHDGGADGSAHHMKGEGEGLADGGSNPDGHDGGADGSADGSANTGEGVADGGSNPDGADGGADGTQ from the coding sequence ATGGCAATCAGCGACGACGACATCACCACTTCCGGCGCTCAGGGCGAGGGCATCGCCGACGGCGGTTCCAATCCGGGCGGCCACGACGGCGGCGCCGACGGGTCCGCCCACCACATGAAGGGCGAGGGCGAGGGCCTGGCTGACGGAGGTTCGAACCCGGACGGTCACGACGGCGGCGCCGACGGTTCCGCCGACGGCTCCGCGAACACCGGCGAAGGGGTGGCCGACGGCGGTTCCAACCCGGATGGTGCCGACGGCGGCGCTGACGGCACGCAGTAA
- a CDS encoding endonuclease domain-containing protein, with product MAGSTAEVALVVVDAWTMRPDQTPRRTRDLVPERGRRLHSSGLVRHHRGLWLPRTADRSHPLTRITAISALYPDAVATGWLAADAHGHPFPPRDYPDEFAAGSTRVRRTGMIGRQYRIPPEHVWHLTGTAGAGLAASPAWALFDIARRSTLTDAVCALDAGPSIGVDPERDVRPLAMDPRRIPGKRQVLAALDLCDTGAASPWETRTRLFMLDHGLTGFETQVPAPGLPYILDLARRDLKIGVEYDGEHHRDPAQHAKDLTRWNRLRRAGWLVYPLTTTMVTSDAHATAADIRAGVRERGG from the coding sequence ATGGCGGGATCGACGGCCGAGGTGGCCCTCGTCGTCGTCGACGCTTGGACCATGCGCCCCGACCAGACCCCGCGCCGCACGCGCGACCTCGTCCCGGAACGCGGGCGGCGTCTGCACTCCAGCGGCCTCGTCCGGCACCACCGCGGACTGTGGTTGCCCCGGACCGCCGATCGCAGCCACCCGCTCACCCGGATCACCGCGATCTCCGCGCTGTACCCGGACGCCGTCGCGACCGGCTGGCTGGCGGCAGACGCCCACGGCCACCCCTTCCCGCCGCGCGACTACCCCGACGAGTTCGCCGCCGGATCGACCCGGGTGCGGCGGACCGGGATGATCGGCCGCCAGTACCGGATCCCGCCGGAACACGTGTGGCACCTGACCGGGACCGCGGGCGCCGGCCTGGCCGCGAGCCCCGCGTGGGCGTTGTTCGACATCGCGCGGCGAAGCACCCTGACAGACGCCGTCTGCGCACTGGATGCGGGTCCGTCGATCGGCGTCGACCCGGAGCGCGATGTCCGGCCACTCGCGATGGACCCCCGACGGATCCCCGGCAAACGGCAGGTCCTGGCCGCGCTCGACCTCTGCGACACCGGAGCCGCGTCGCCGTGGGAGACCCGGACCCGACTGTTTATGCTGGACCACGGTCTGACGGGATTCGAGACGCAGGTGCCCGCACCCGGGCTGCCGTACATCCTCGACCTGGCGCGCCGTGACCTGAAGATCGGTGTCGAGTACGACGGCGAGCACCACCGCGACCCGGCGCAGCACGCCAAGGACCTCACCCGCTGGAACCGACTCCGTCGCGCGGGATGGCTGGTCTACCCCCTCACCACGACCATGGTCACCAGCGACGCGCACGCGACCGCCGCGGACATCCGGGCCGGGGTCCGAGAGCGTGGCGGCTGA
- a CDS encoding trypsin-like serine protease → MRLTRHNGTSGPASPAGPSRRPRRGRPGRLAAALGAAVGTVAASLAVAAPTAGAVVNGAPSGPAPWAVQITTFGGVLGAPCSGVVVHPRWVATAAHCGPTNPNSYTLGFGNWATVPGGFTATASLASPPVVGAFGSLDTGSFGRHTPEAVYKAPAGDFMLLKLRHPAPSPSVLRAGVDPAPGAVLRFHGFGETTPRGLRSPELRTGLTRLERMEPRAGSRIGRSHTTQGGYGLGDSGGPVFQGDRLVGIHSGSDHDRRRPDGTNPARYESIPAQNGWIDWMIANR, encoded by the coding sequence ATGCGTCTCACGCGCCACAACGGCACCAGCGGCCCCGCCTCTCCGGCCGGACCCTCCCGCCGACCGCGCCGCGGGCGTCCCGGCCGGCTCGCCGCAGCGCTCGGCGCGGCCGTGGGGACGGTCGCGGCCTCGCTCGCGGTCGCGGCCCCCACAGCGGGCGCGGTCGTGAACGGTGCCCCCTCCGGCCCCGCCCCGTGGGCCGTGCAGATCACCACCTTCGGCGGAGTGCTCGGCGCACCGTGCTCGGGCGTCGTCGTCCACCCGCGCTGGGTGGCCACCGCCGCCCACTGCGGCCCGACCAACCCCAACTCCTACACCCTCGGATTCGGGAACTGGGCCACCGTCCCCGGGGGGTTCACCGCGACCGCCTCCCTGGCGAGCCCGCCCGTCGTCGGCGCGTTCGGCTCACTCGACACCGGCAGCTTCGGCCGCCACACACCCGAGGCGGTGTACAAGGCCCCCGCCGGGGACTTCATGCTCCTCAAGCTCCGCCACCCCGCACCCTCGCCGTCCGTCCTGCGCGCCGGCGTCGACCCCGCCCCGGGCGCCGTCCTGCGCTTCCACGGATTCGGCGAGACCACCCCCCGTGGCCTGCGCTCCCCCGAGTTGCGCACCGGCCTGACCCGCCTCGAGCGGATGGAGCCCCGCGCCGGCTCGCGCATCGGCCGCTCCCACACCACCCAGGGCGGATACGGACTCGGCGACTCCGGCGGACCCGTCTTCCAGGGCGACCGCCTGGTGGGCATCCACTCCGGCTCAGACCACGACCGCCGGCGACCCGACGGGACCAACCCGGCGCGGTACGAATCGATCCCCGCACAGAACGGCTGGATCGACTGGATGATCGCCAACCGATGA
- a CDS encoding aspartate-semialdehyde dehydrogenase has product MTIVAVVGATGQVGRVMRALLEERDFPADKVRFFASARSAGTTLPFRGEDIVVEDTANTPDEELEGIDIALFSAGGTMSKEQAPRFAAAGAVVVDNSSAWRKDPDVPLVVSEVNPDAAKNPPKGIIANPNCTTMAAMPVLKALHDAAGLKRLVVSTYQAVSGSGLAGVDTLNDQITGNVGAGHELVHDGSALKVDDHGPYVAPIAFNVLPLAGGLVDDGSEETDEEQKLRNESRKILDLPELRVAGTCVRVPVFTGHTLSINAEFERDITPEQARELLSKAPGVKVVDVPTPLDAAGIDESLVGRIRQDQSIEGNKGLNLMVAGDNLRKGAALNTIQIAELLVK; this is encoded by the coding sequence ATGACCATTGTCGCCGTAGTCGGAGCCACGGGCCAGGTGGGGCGTGTCATGCGTGCCCTGCTGGAGGAGCGGGACTTCCCGGCCGACAAGGTCCGTTTCTTCGCGTCCGCCCGGTCCGCCGGCACCACGCTGCCGTTCCGCGGTGAGGACATCGTCGTCGAGGACACCGCCAACACGCCCGACGAGGAGCTGGAGGGCATCGACATCGCCCTGTTCTCGGCCGGAGGCACGATGTCGAAGGAGCAGGCCCCCAGGTTCGCCGCGGCCGGCGCCGTCGTCGTCGACAACTCCAGCGCGTGGCGCAAGGACCCCGACGTCCCCCTCGTCGTCTCCGAGGTGAACCCGGATGCGGCGAAGAACCCGCCCAAGGGCATCATCGCCAACCCCAACTGCACCACGATGGCCGCGATGCCGGTGCTCAAGGCGCTGCACGACGCGGCCGGTCTCAAGCGTCTGGTCGTGTCGACGTACCAGGCGGTCTCCGGTTCCGGGCTCGCCGGCGTGGACACGCTGAACGATCAGATCACCGGCAACGTCGGCGCGGGCCACGAGCTGGTGCACGACGGGTCGGCGCTGAAGGTCGACGACCACGGCCCGTACGTCGCGCCGATCGCGTTCAACGTGCTGCCGCTCGCTGGTGGGCTCGTCGACGACGGGTCCGAGGAGACGGACGAGGAGCAGAAGCTGCGCAACGAGTCGCGCAAGATCCTCGACCTGCCGGAGCTGCGGGTCGCGGGCACCTGCGTGCGCGTGCCGGTGTTCACCGGTCACACGTTGAGCATCAACGCCGAGTTCGAGCGCGACATCACGCCGGAGCAGGCGCGCGAGCTGCTGTCGAAGGCGCCGGGCGTCAAGGTCGTGGACGTGCCGACCCCGCTTGATGCGGCGGGCATCGACGAGTCGCTGGTGGGCCGGATCCGCCAGGACCAGTCGATCGAGGGAAACAAGGGCCTCAACCTCATGGTGGCGGGCGACAACCTGCGCAAGGGTGCGGCGCTCAACACCATCCAGATCGCGGAGCTGCTGGTCAAGTAG
- a CDS encoding DMT family transporter produces the protein MSETWAAVILALASALSQAFGTVMRHRSPQRAKGRHEGNFNVLASRYWWTGMLISLAGFAFQGFALAFGSLILVQTITVLSLTFALPLGAWVTGRRVTKTELFWGYVLAGCVIVLVIYGRPTGGDAHPPWWQWALACAGGLLVVVVLLGLSRNRSSNGNRALLLGVAGGTAFAYVALLTKGVAERFHDGGLLTVATTGEVYGLGVAAVAALTLQQMSFSAGAVHQAVPASTVTTPVVSLALGVVVLGEWFSVDGAEQTILGVALTVMVLATVRLAHKDFDPASSPPTPTARE, from the coding sequence ATGAGTGAAACCTGGGCGGCAGTGATCCTCGCCCTCGCATCCGCCCTCAGCCAGGCTTTCGGAACCGTCATGCGGCACCGCTCGCCCCAGCGCGCGAAGGGTCGACACGAGGGCAACTTCAACGTGCTCGCCAGCCGGTACTGGTGGACCGGCATGCTCATCAGCCTCGCCGGATTCGCGTTCCAGGGATTCGCCCTCGCGTTCGGATCACTCATCCTCGTCCAGACGATCACCGTTCTCTCACTGACCTTCGCCCTCCCCCTCGGCGCCTGGGTCACCGGGCGTCGCGTCACCAAGACCGAACTCTTCTGGGGATACGTCCTCGCCGGATGCGTGATCGTGCTCGTCATCTACGGACGGCCCACCGGAGGAGACGCCCATCCGCCCTGGTGGCAATGGGCCCTGGCGTGCGCGGGAGGACTCCTCGTCGTCGTCGTCCTCCTCGGTCTCTCCCGTAACCGCAGCTCCAACGGCAACCGTGCCCTCCTGCTGGGAGTGGCCGGCGGCACCGCGTTCGCCTACGTCGCGCTCCTCACCAAGGGCGTCGCCGAGCGGTTCCACGACGGCGGGCTGCTCACCGTGGCCACGACCGGCGAGGTGTACGGCCTGGGCGTCGCCGCGGTCGCCGCACTGACCCTGCAGCAGATGTCGTTCTCCGCCGGCGCCGTCCACCAGGCGGTGCCCGCGTCGACGGTCACCACCCCGGTCGTCTCGCTCGCGCTGGGCGTGGTGGTGCTGGGCGAGTGGTTCTCCGTCGACGGCGCCGAACAGACGATCCTGGGTGTGGCCCTGACGGTCATGGTGCTCGCCACGGTGCGGCTCGCGCACAAGGACTTCGACCCGGCGTCGTCGCCCCCGACCCCGACGGCCCGGGAGTAG
- a CDS encoding enoyl-CoA hydratase/isomerase family protein: MTPTLTRHEDIAVLTLGDDENRFSPDRLDAINAHLDEVEKSAKGLVTVGSGKFYSNGLDLDWLMANSDRLDWYVGRIQELFSRVLTFSLPTAAAVNGHAFGGGAMLAMAHDYRVMRDDRGYFCFPEVDINIPFTPGMAALIQAKTTPQTAITAMSTGHRYPGAEAKEAGLVDATAAEAEIVTAALGRLQPILGKDRTTLGAIKTTMFASVTEALGRGPGGVSL; the protein is encoded by the coding sequence ATGACCCCGACCCTGACCCGCCACGAGGACATCGCCGTCCTCACGCTCGGCGACGACGAGAACCGCTTCTCCCCGGACCGGCTCGACGCGATCAACGCCCACCTCGACGAGGTCGAGAAGTCGGCGAAGGGGCTCGTCACCGTCGGGTCGGGCAAGTTCTACTCCAACGGTCTCGACCTCGACTGGCTCATGGCCAATTCCGACCGCCTGGACTGGTACGTCGGCCGGATCCAGGAGCTGTTCTCCCGTGTCCTGACGTTCTCCCTGCCGACGGCCGCCGCGGTCAACGGGCACGCCTTTGGTGGCGGCGCGATGCTCGCGATGGCCCACGACTACCGGGTGATGCGCGACGACCGTGGCTACTTCTGCTTCCCCGAGGTGGACATCAACATCCCGTTCACTCCCGGCATGGCGGCGCTGATCCAGGCCAAGACGACCCCGCAGACGGCCATCACCGCGATGAGCACGGGCCACCGCTACCCCGGGGCCGAGGCGAAGGAGGCGGGCCTCGTCGACGCGACCGCCGCGGAGGCCGAGATCGTCACCGCGGCGCTCGGGCGTCTCCAGCCGATCCTCGGCAAGGACCGCACCACTCTCGGCGCCATCAAGACTACGATGTTCGCCTCCGTCACCGAGGCGCTGGGCCGGGGCCCCGGCGGCGTGAGCCTCTGA
- a CDS encoding aspartate kinase: MALVVQKYGGSSVESAERIRRVAERIVETKKAGNDVVVVASAMGDTTDELLDLADQVCPSPPQREMDMLLTSGERISNALLAMAISSFGMEAYSFTGSQAGIITTTRHGNSRIIDITPGRVREALDQGKIALVAGFQGVSRETRDVTTLGRGGSDTTAVAMASALGADVCEIYSDVDGIYTADPRIVPDARKLDTISYEEMLEMAAVGSKILNLRSVEFARRYHVPLRVRSSYSTNPGTLVAGKVEDIPVEDAVLTGVAHDASEAKITVVGIPDQPGYAAKIFRVVADAEINIDMVLQNVSKAEGKTDITFTCPREVGAKAVEVLSKAKAELGIDQVLYDDNVGKVSLVGAGMKSHPGVTATFCESLSEAGINIELISTSEIRISALVREEELPDSVRALHKAFELGGDEEAQVYAGSGR; encoded by the coding sequence GTGGCACTCGTAGTGCAGAAGTACGGCGGCTCCTCCGTGGAGTCCGCAGAACGTATCCGTCGGGTGGCCGAACGGATCGTGGAGACCAAGAAGGCGGGAAACGACGTCGTGGTCGTGGCCTCCGCCATGGGCGACACGACCGACGAGCTCCTCGATCTGGCCGATCAGGTCTGTCCCTCGCCTCCGCAGCGTGAGATGGACATGCTCCTGACCTCGGGTGAGCGCATCTCCAACGCGCTGCTCGCGATGGCCATCAGTTCCTTCGGGATGGAGGCCTACTCCTTCACCGGATCCCAGGCCGGCATCATCACCACGACCCGGCACGGCAACAGCCGGATCATCGACATCACCCCGGGCCGCGTCCGCGAGGCGCTGGACCAGGGCAAGATCGCGCTCGTCGCGGGCTTCCAGGGCGTGTCCCGTGAGACCCGCGACGTGACGACTCTCGGCCGCGGTGGGTCCGACACCACGGCTGTCGCGATGGCGTCCGCGCTCGGTGCGGACGTGTGCGAGATCTACTCGGACGTCGACGGCATCTACACCGCCGATCCGCGGATCGTGCCCGACGCCCGCAAGCTCGACACCATCTCGTACGAGGAGATGCTGGAGATGGCGGCCGTCGGCTCCAAGATCCTCAACCTGCGCAGTGTGGAGTTCGCACGCCGCTACCACGTGCCGCTGCGCGTCCGCTCTTCGTATTCGACCAACCCGGGCACGCTCGTGGCCGGAAAAGTGGAGGACATCCCCGTGGAAGACGCAGTCCTGACCGGAGTCGCTCACGACGCCTCGGAGGCCAAGATCACGGTCGTCGGCATCCCCGACCAGCCCGGATACGCGGCCAAGATCTTCCGCGTGGTGGCCGACGCCGAGATCAACATCGACATGGTCCTGCAGAACGTCTCCAAGGCCGAGGGCAAGACCGACATCACCTTCACCTGCCCCCGTGAGGTGGGTGCGAAGGCGGTCGAGGTGCTGTCCAAGGCGAAGGCCGAGCTGGGCATCGACCAGGTCCTCTACGACGACAACGTCGGCAAGGTCTCCCTCGTCGGCGCCGGCATGAAGTCCCACCCGGGCGTCACCGCGACGTTCTGCGAGTCGCTGTCCGAGGCCGGCATCAACATCGAGCTGATCTCCACCTCCGAGATCCGCATCTCGGCGCTGGTCCGCGAGGAGGAGCTGCCCGACAGCGTCCGCGCGCTCCACAAGGCGTTCGAGCTGGGTGGCGACGAGGAGGCGCAGGTCTACGCCGGCTCCGGCCGCTGA
- a CDS encoding SDR family oxidoreductase, giving the protein MTTTTRIRSALVTGAGRGLGRDIAGLLADRGYRVMITDLDEQSSRTAAAEIGRGALWAAVDVRDRGQVDEARDRLVAETGGVDVWVNNAGVLLTGPAWEQTDDQRRLMLDVNALGTINGTVAAIEAMRGRSAGIPGTGATGSGGHIVNIVSLAGISAVPGEAVYAASKHAVMGFSSSTAADLRLAGVDDIDISCICPDGIWTPMLFDKLEDPQAALSFSGVLLQSEDVVRAVGRVLESRRPVTAVPARRGALARLGAAFPRLASALLPLMAAKGRRKQRTLLRTQGSSRS; this is encoded by the coding sequence GTGACGACGACGACGAGGATCCGCAGCGCGCTCGTGACCGGGGCCGGTCGCGGCCTGGGCCGAGATATCGCGGGCCTGCTGGCCGACCGCGGGTATCGCGTCATGATCACCGATCTGGACGAGCAGTCGTCCCGGACGGCGGCCGCGGAGATCGGGCGGGGTGCGCTCTGGGCCGCTGTCGACGTCCGCGATCGCGGGCAGGTCGACGAGGCCCGGGACCGGCTGGTCGCGGAGACCGGGGGCGTGGACGTGTGGGTCAACAACGCCGGCGTCCTGCTCACCGGCCCGGCGTGGGAGCAGACCGACGACCAGCGGCGGCTCATGCTGGACGTCAACGCGCTGGGGACGATCAACGGCACGGTCGCCGCGATCGAGGCCATGCGCGGCCGCAGCGCTGGTATCCCGGGCACCGGCGCGACCGGCAGTGGCGGGCACATCGTCAACATCGTCTCGCTGGCGGGGATCTCCGCGGTCCCGGGCGAGGCCGTCTACGCGGCGTCCAAACACGCGGTGATGGGCTTCAGTTCCAGCACGGCCGCCGACCTGCGGCTGGCCGGGGTGGACGATATCGACATCTCGTGCATCTGCCCGGACGGCATCTGGACCCCGATGCTCTTCGACAAACTCGAGGACCCGCAGGCGGCGCTGTCGTTTTCGGGTGTCCTCCTGCAGTCGGAGGACGTGGTGCGCGCGGTGGGCAGGGTGCTGGAGTCGCGGCGCCCGGTTACGGCCGTCCCGGCTAGGCGCGGGGCGCTGGCCAGGCTGGGTGCCGCGTTCCCCCGCCTGGCGTCCGCCCTCCTGCCGCTGATGGCCGCCAAGGGTCGCCGGAAGCAGCGCACTCTCCTACGAACGCAAGGATCGTCCCGCTCTTGA
- a CDS encoding sucrase ferredoxin — MVELAGPWGYSALLDSPGLLPPELGREIAGRAQEADVRVAAIRRPGRRRHTEEQRWRWALADARPGHESLRWGEVDGPVGYAEIPLDGSAGAPSAEPLVAVCAHGKHDQCCAVRGRSAAARIAERYPEATWECSHLGGDRFAATMLVLPHGLFYGRVDQAEDPADIVTRYTEGRVDERYLRGRSSHSAAVQSAQHHARAVVPDDRIDAFAPVREVEHDEHVEVTLEGPHGPVEVWLRETYSEPIFTMCRAHAPGPVRQWELIEVRGGG; from the coding sequence ATGGTCGAACTGGCCGGCCCGTGGGGGTATTCGGCGTTGCTCGACTCGCCGGGTCTCCTTCCGCCGGAGCTGGGTCGCGAGATCGCCGGGCGTGCCCAGGAGGCTGATGTCCGGGTTGCCGCGATCCGTAGGCCGGGTCGTCGTCGTCATACAGAGGAGCAACGCTGGCGGTGGGCGCTCGCCGACGCCCGGCCCGGGCACGAGTCGCTGCGGTGGGGCGAGGTCGACGGCCCGGTCGGGTACGCCGAGATCCCCCTCGACGGTTCCGCCGGCGCCCCGTCAGCGGAGCCGCTGGTCGCCGTGTGCGCGCACGGCAAGCACGATCAGTGCTGCGCGGTGCGGGGGCGCAGCGCCGCGGCGCGGATCGCCGAGCGGTATCCGGAGGCGACCTGGGAGTGTTCTCACCTGGGCGGCGACCGCTTCGCCGCGACGATGCTCGTCCTGCCGCACGGCCTCTTCTACGGCCGCGTCGACCAGGCGGAGGATCCGGCCGACATCGTCACCCGCTACACCGAGGGGCGGGTTGACGAGCGGTACCTGCGTGGACGCAGCAGCCACTCGGCGGCCGTGCAGAGCGCCCAGCATCATGCCCGCGCGGTGGTGCCCGACGACCGCATCGACGCCTTCGCCCCGGTGCGCGAGGTCGAACACGACGAGCACGTCGAGGTGACGCTCGAGGGCCCGCACGGTCCGGTCGAGGTGTGGCTGCGAGAGACCTACTCGGAGCCGATCTTCACGATGTGCCGCGCCCACGCCCCCGGTCCGGTGAGGCAGTGGGAGCTGATCGAGGTCAGGGGCGGCGGGTAG